CGGAATACAGGAAGAAGGTCTTGTCCCGAATGAAGATCGCCACGACCAGGCTGAAGAACGAGACCATGAGGAGCGAACCAAAGAGGAGCCCGCCATTTCGCTCGAATAGGAATTCACGTGACGTAATCTCGTTCCCTGATCTCAACGACGTCTGAACTCGATTGATCGAGACCGGCTCTACGCGCCCAAGCACGACAATTTGGTCGCCTTGGCCCTGAGGAAGCTGAATGGCGAGGCCGTTGCGAAGTGACGACCAATCAAGGTCCGCGGCGAGAATCTTTCCAGCCGAGTCGAGCGCCCAGAATCGCGCGGTCCGGGCGCGCAAGGACTCGAGAGCGAGACGCTTTCCTTCGATTGGTCCTTGCCCCGAAAGATCAATCCGGATCCAGACAGTGCGGAATTGCAGGCTTCCGCCTTTTTCCAAGCGAATCGCCTCGGGAGTCGCGAATCTGGCCGATGCTTCGTCGGGACGAAGCCGGTTATTCGGGTCTGGCAGGACGAGACCAACGGAGTCGGGGAGGTATCTCGCTTGTTTGCTGTTCGAGACAACGTAAGCCACCCCGAGGCAGGCGATGCTTAGCACGATGACAGCGGTGATGAGGCTGAAACGGGAGCGCACCCGATCAGTCCACACCGTGAGTCGTCTTTGTCTGGGTAGTCTCAGTCTCTTTGCCGAGGTCATGGCAGCCGTTTGCCTCGGCAAAACCCGAGGACTCCCCAAAAAATACCGTTCGGTTCCCCTGGTGGCCGGCCCGGTCGGACAGGCGGCACAAGGTCAAGGGCAGACGGCGTTGCACCGCCGAGACGTTAGGAGCCCTTGAGGTCCGTTGCGAGGAGCAGACGGCCTGCGGTTGGCGGTTACCTCAGTCTGGATTCAGACTGCCATGATCTGGAAGGCTTCCGGCAAGAACCCCTCGCGGATGCTGCGGCGAATGCGGGATTGCCTTGGCGTGGCCCAGGAACTACTGACTGACGTGAAGATCTCGATGTCGGGATGCACCTTCCGAACCATGAAGTCGTAGAGCGGGTGGCGGGTCCCGCGCCACTTGTGTTCGGCCTCGAGGACGTCGAAATATAGGGGTCGGACGTCAACCTCGCCGAAATCGTCCGGTCGCCGCAGCTTCGTGCCCTCTGGCAGGATGTCGAGAAACCCCAGTCGTACGAAGTCGCGGTCCACGGGTTCGCGCGCAACCGCAAGGATCCATGAGATCTGCGTCGCGAGGCAATATCGATACAGTGCTTTGAATAAGGCGAGTTTGACCGATGAGCCATTCGGCCCACTGACGACCGCCAATCGGGTTACATACGCGATTGCTGCGCCTCTGAGAAACTCCGGGAGTGTCAAGATCCGTTCGAGGTATGTGGGTCCGTCAAAGTTCGTATGTATCCGTAGCGTTCCGACTGCTTCCCCCGTGACCTTGGACTCAGCCAATAGAACAAGTGAGCTACGTTCGACGTCATCAGGTTCGATAACTCGGAGAGCGTCGGCAAACCCAGGAGTATGCCGGCCATACGCTTCTGCCCGTACCTTGATCGCCTTGGTGAGTTGGTTCTCAGTTCTCACCAGCCGAACCCTGATTGGTAGCGATTCTCCAGGGCGAATGTAGAGAGTCCCAGAGTCTCTCC
This window of the Thermodesulfobacteriota bacterium genome carries:
- a CDS encoding 7TM-DISM domain-containing protein; amino-acid sequence: MTSAKRLRLPRQRRLTVWTDRVRSRFSLITAVIVLSIACLGVAYVVSNSKQARYLPDSVGLVLPDPNNRLRPDEASARFATPEAIRLEKGGSLQFRTVWIRIDLSGQGPIEGKRLALESLRARTARFWALDSAGKILAADLDWSSLRNGLAIQLPQGQGDQIVVLGRVEPVSINRVQTSLRSGNEITSREFLFERNGGLLFGSLLMVSFFSLVVAIFIRDKTFFLYSAWLVTSLRIAAYNGDWDPYWLGIPLSGDSLQAFLRLTYIAHSLISLALFEALFGKELERVRLRALIKALQLGTILMFLPAVFLEANHSIKLLWALSGVTIFAVFAVLSVLTFRAPSRALGWYIGSWVITLTGSIAQIAFSMGLARTFHDIAGSQITSVASALMLGITLAQRMQAERRARLSAERSAVSALQRFRENFNAMPVGIFSMRLDGT